In a genomic window of Paramicrobacterium chengjingii:
- a CDS encoding murein hydrolase activator EnvC family protein: protein MAEVSGGPLVTDNNRGMGIHSSRRRMRGVIAVTAVVLGLSVVFTDAPAAAVHSPADSAANTSWQWPLDGNRRVTRAFEAPTDPWGKGHRGIDAAANENQEVHAPAEGTVFFAGVVVNRPVITIEHIGDVLSSFEAVTPLVSEGESVKRGQVIGTITTGPHCGSDCLHIGVRVHGEYVNPLIFFGGIERAVLLPFVSAATREGGPVDSSL, encoded by the coding sequence GTGGCTGAAGTTTCAGGCGGACCCCTCGTCACAGACAACAATCGGGGAATGGGCATCCATTCCTCTCGACGCCGAATGCGCGGCGTCATTGCCGTCACCGCCGTGGTTCTCGGGCTGTCAGTGGTGTTTACCGATGCTCCCGCTGCGGCTGTGCACTCCCCCGCAGATTCTGCCGCCAACACATCCTGGCAATGGCCGTTGGACGGCAATCGACGTGTAACCCGGGCATTCGAGGCGCCGACTGACCCCTGGGGAAAGGGGCACAGAGGAATCGATGCTGCCGCGAACGAGAATCAGGAGGTTCACGCACCAGCGGAGGGAACAGTTTTCTTCGCCGGTGTTGTTGTCAACAGGCCGGTGATCACGATCGAGCACATTGGTGACGTGCTCAGCAGCTTCGAGGCGGTGACTCCGCTTGTCTCAGAGGGTGAGAGCGTGAAACGCGGCCAGGTGATCGGAACAATCACGACGGGACCGCACTGCGGTTCGGATTGTCTGCACATCGGCGTTCGTGTTCACGGCGAATACGTCAACCCGCTCATCTTCTTCGGCGGGATCGAGAGGGCTGTGCTTCTCCCGTTCGTCTCGGCGGCTACGCGCGAGGGTGGGCCAGTCGATAGCTCTCTCTGA
- the rpsB gene encoding 30S ribosomal protein S2, protein MAVVTIRQLLDSGVHFGHQTRRWNPKMKRFIFTERSGIYIIDLQQSLAYIDRAYDFVKETVAHGGSVLFVGTKKQAQESIAEQATRVGQPYVNQRWLGGLLTNFQTVSKRLARMKELEELDYEDASKSAFTKKELLIKKRELDKLHKSLGGIRNLTKTPSALWIVDTKKEHLAVDEAKKLGIPVVAILDTNCDPDEVNYPIPGNDDAIRSVSLLTRIVADAAAEGLIQRHQKPAEGSEQAEPLAEWEKELLTAEQGESTTEPADEPAEKSDAPAVDAAEAPATDEAPAAEEAPAAETAEAPAEETAEEATEAPAAEADEATAADDAK, encoded by the coding sequence ATGGCCGTCGTAACGATTCGCCAGCTGCTTGACAGCGGCGTGCACTTCGGGCACCAGACCCGTCGTTGGAACCCCAAGATGAAGCGCTTCATCTTCACGGAGCGTTCCGGCATCTACATCATTGACCTTCAGCAGTCGCTCGCGTACATCGACCGCGCGTACGACTTCGTCAAGGAGACCGTCGCCCACGGCGGCAGCGTGCTCTTCGTCGGAACGAAGAAGCAGGCTCAGGAATCCATCGCCGAGCAGGCGACGCGCGTGGGTCAGCCCTACGTCAACCAGCGTTGGCTTGGTGGACTCCTCACGAACTTCCAGACGGTTTCGAAGCGACTTGCGCGCATGAAGGAGCTCGAGGAGCTCGACTACGAGGATGCCTCGAAGTCTGCCTTCACAAAGAAGGAACTTCTGATCAAGAAGCGCGAGCTCGACAAGCTTCACAAGTCGCTTGGCGGAATTCGCAACCTCACGAAGACCCCGTCTGCACTGTGGATCGTCGACACGAAGAAGGAGCACCTCGCCGTTGACGAGGCGAAGAAGCTCGGGATTCCCGTCGTCGCCATTCTCGACACCAACTGCGACCCCGACGAGGTCAACTACCCGATTCCGGGGAACGACGACGCGATCCGTTCCGTGAGCCTGCTCACACGCATCGTTGCCGACGCCGCCGCCGAGGGTCTCATCCAGCGCCACCAGAAGCCTGCCGAGGGTTCTGAGCAGGCCGAGCCGCTGGCCGAGTGGGAGAAAGAACTTCTGACCGCTGAGCAGGGCGAGTCCACGACCGAGCCGGCCGACGAACCAGCTGAGAAGTCTGATGCTCCTGCTGTCGACGCAGCCGAGGCTCCGGCAACAGACGAGGCTCCGGCTGCCGAAGAGGCACCCGCCGCTGAGACAGCCGAAGCTCCCGCTGAGGAAACTGCCGAAGAGGCAACCGAGGCTCCTGCTGCTGAGGCCGACGAAGCCACTGCAGCCGACGACGCAAAGTAA
- the tsf gene encoding translation elongation factor Ts yields the protein MANFSIADLKTLREQLGTGMADTKAALVEADGDIEKATEILRLKGAKGNAKRADRSTSEGLILSRESDGSTTLVELACETDFVAKNEKFGDLANTVADAVVAAGASSVDEGLAAVSDGKTVADVIGEQAATIGEKIELRRVVRVEGTNFAVYLHRTSKDLPPQIGVVVSYQGDDAETARAIAQHIAMFDPAYLGVDDVPADVLDKEREIVTEISRNEGKPEAALPKIIEGRVNAFLKQVVLVEQAYARDSKVQVKKVLADSGLTITGFARLKVGA from the coding sequence ATGGCAAACTTCAGCATTGCCGATCTGAAGACGCTGCGTGAGCAGCTTGGCACGGGCATGGCCGACACAAAGGCCGCGCTCGTCGAAGCTGACGGTGACATCGAGAAGGCGACGGAGATTCTTCGTCTGAAGGGTGCAAAGGGCAACGCAAAGCGCGCTGACCGTTCGACGAGCGAGGGACTGATCCTCTCGCGCGAGTCCGACGGTTCAACGACGCTTGTCGAGCTGGCCTGCGAGACTGACTTCGTCGCAAAGAACGAGAAGTTCGGCGACCTGGCAAACACGGTTGCCGACGCGGTAGTCGCGGCTGGCGCGTCGTCGGTCGATGAAGGTCTCGCTGCCGTCAGCGATGGCAAGACCGTCGCCGACGTCATCGGCGAGCAGGCAGCGACCATCGGCGAGAAGATCGAACTCCGTCGTGTTGTGCGCGTCGAGGGTACGAACTTCGCTGTCTATCTGCACCGCACGTCGAAGGACCTGCCGCCCCAGATCGGAGTCGTCGTTTCCTACCAGGGCGACGACGCAGAGACGGCCCGTGCCATCGCGCAGCACATCGCAATGTTCGACCCGGCCTACCTGGGCGTCGACGACGTTCCGGCAGACGTGCTCGATAAAGAGCGTGAGATCGTCACCGAGATCTCGCGCAACGAGGGCAAGCCAGAGGCCGCGCTCCCGAAGATCATCGAGGGCCGCGTGAATGCCTTCCTCAAGCAGGTTGTGCTTGTGGAGCAGGCGTACGCCCGCGACAGCAAGGTTCAGGTGAAGAAGGTTCTCGCCGACTCTGGCCTGACCATCACCGGTTTTGCTCGCCTGAAGGTCGGCGCGTAA
- the pyrH gene encoding UMP kinase, whose product MSEKKRRVLLKLSGEAFGGGQLGVNPDVVGNIAREIAEAASDVEIAVVVGGGNFFRGAELSERGMERGRADYMGMLGTVMNALALQDFLEQAGATTRVQSAIEMTQVAEPYIPRRAERHLEKGRVVIFGAGAGLPYFSTDTVSAQRALEIGADVVLVAKNGVDGVYTADPRIDTSATLIDNITYQEALQKGLKVVDSTAFSLCMDNHMPMQVFGMEPSGNVTAALRGSEMGTFVSN is encoded by the coding sequence ATGTCGGAGAAGAAGCGCAGAGTACTGCTGAAGCTGTCAGGTGAAGCGTTCGGTGGAGGCCAGCTCGGGGTGAACCCCGACGTTGTCGGTAACATCGCCCGGGAAATTGCAGAAGCCGCCAGCGACGTCGAGATTGCCGTCGTCGTGGGAGGCGGCAACTTTTTTCGCGGAGCTGAACTCTCAGAGCGCGGCATGGAACGCGGCCGCGCCGACTATATGGGCATGCTCGGCACCGTTATGAATGCCCTTGCATTGCAAGACTTCCTCGAGCAGGCCGGCGCAACGACGCGCGTTCAGTCTGCAATCGAGATGACTCAGGTGGCGGAGCCGTACATTCCGCGTCGAGCTGAACGGCACCTCGAGAAGGGGCGTGTCGTCATCTTCGGTGCCGGAGCAGGCCTTCCCTATTTCTCGACTGACACCGTGTCGGCCCAGCGTGCGCTTGAAATCGGCGCCGATGTTGTGCTCGTTGCGAAGAACGGTGTGGACGGCGTTTACACGGCCGACCCTCGCATCGACACGAGCGCAACTCTCATCGACAACATCACGTATCAGGAGGCGCTGCAGAAGGGCCTCAAGGTTGTCGATTCCACGGCATTCAGCCTGTGCATGGATAACCATATGCCGATGCAGGTGTTCGGAATGGAGCCATCGGGCAACGTCACGGCTGCGCTGCGCGGCAGTGAGATGGGAACCTTCGTCAGCAACTAG
- the frr gene encoding ribosome recycling factor produces MIADVLTETSSKMDKAVEVAKDDFATVRSGRANPQLFQRILVDYYGSPTPLEQLASINNTDARSIVISPYDKTALKDIEQGIRDAPNLGVNPTNDGTIIRVTMPELTEERRKEYVKLVRGKGEDARVAVRNIRRKGKDDLDALKGDVGDDEVARGEKELEQITKSHTDAIDEALKRKEAELLEV; encoded by the coding sequence GTGATCGCCGATGTATTGACTGAAACGTCATCAAAGATGGACAAAGCCGTTGAGGTGGCCAAGGACGACTTCGCTACCGTGCGGTCGGGGCGAGCGAACCCGCAACTCTTTCAGCGCATTCTCGTTGACTATTACGGTTCGCCGACACCGCTGGAGCAGCTCGCGTCGATCAACAACACTGATGCCCGCTCGATCGTGATCTCGCCGTACGACAAGACGGCGTTGAAGGACATCGAACAGGGAATACGTGATGCCCCGAACCTTGGCGTCAACCCGACGAACGACGGCACGATTATACGGGTGACGATGCCAGAGCTCACGGAAGAACGTCGCAAAGAATACGTCAAGCTTGTGCGCGGAAAAGGTGAAGACGCGCGAGTCGCCGTTCGCAACATCCGCCGCAAGGGAAAAGATGATCTTGATGCGTTGAAAGGTGATGTCGGAGACGATGAGGTTGCGCGAGGCGAGAAAGAACTCGAGCAGATCACCAAGTCGCATACTGACGCCATTGACGAGGCTCTCAAGCGCAAAGAGGCCGAGCTTCTCGAGGTGTGA
- a CDS encoding phosphatidate cytidylyltransferase: protein MNADDEHSSRRESGRRRRSDLHAQLRETRDDIERQVRDGRVRFDQVNERIEARTGRNLILAIVIGVVLGIGLVASLIFVKVVFAIFATIIVGFTAFELANALRRTGRAVDPIAAVISAVLIIGTAYFIDAPSRGMVFAGGIAFVIVYRLVAQMASGQSRNVKQTVSDLATAAFIQVYVPWLASFAVVLVSQENGEWWTLAFIALVVSVDVGAYAAGLSFGKHPMAPNISPKKTWEGFAGAVVCSILAGILLALFMIGQPWWVGVILGLLILGSATVGDLVESMIKRDMGIKDMSSWLPGHGGFLDRLDSILPSAAVMFAVYTVAVH, encoded by the coding sequence GTGAACGCTGATGACGAGCACTCGTCACGGCGAGAGAGCGGCCGCCGGCGCCGATCGGACCTGCACGCGCAGCTGCGCGAGACGAGAGATGACATCGAACGCCAGGTTCGCGACGGCCGGGTGCGTTTCGACCAGGTGAATGAGCGGATTGAGGCCAGAACGGGCCGAAATCTGATTCTCGCGATCGTGATCGGGGTCGTTCTCGGCATCGGCCTCGTGGCGAGTCTGATCTTTGTGAAGGTCGTCTTTGCGATCTTCGCGACGATCATCGTAGGCTTCACGGCCTTTGAACTCGCGAATGCCCTGCGTCGAACGGGACGGGCCGTTGACCCGATCGCCGCGGTGATCTCGGCTGTGCTCATCATCGGCACGGCATATTTCATCGACGCCCCCTCCCGCGGCATGGTGTTCGCAGGCGGCATCGCGTTCGTCATCGTCTACCGGCTTGTCGCTCAGATGGCGTCGGGGCAATCACGAAATGTGAAACAGACGGTGAGTGACCTGGCAACAGCGGCGTTCATTCAGGTTTACGTTCCCTGGCTGGCCAGTTTCGCCGTCGTACTCGTTTCACAAGAGAACGGTGAATGGTGGACACTAGCGTTCATTGCGTTGGTCGTGAGTGTTGACGTCGGCGCCTATGCCGCGGGCCTGTCCTTCGGAAAACACCCTATGGCCCCGAACATCAGCCCGAAGAAGACGTGGGAAGGTTTCGCCGGCGCTGTCGTCTGCAGCATCCTCGCTGGCATTCTGCTGGCGCTCTTCATGATCGGTCAGCCGTGGTGGGTCGGCGTTATTCTCGGCCTACTCATTCTGGGGAGTGCGACGGTCGGAGACCTTGTCGAGTCAATGATCAAACGCGACATGGGCATTAAAGACATGAGCTCGTGGCTGCCGGGGCACGGCGGTTTTCTCGACAGACTCGATTCGATTCTTCCCTCGGCGGCCGTCATGTTTGCGGTCTACACGGTTGCGGTTCACTGA
- a CDS encoding DivIVA domain-containing protein gives MTSHFPLVKHGKGYAVDEVEAFLERAREAYNESDSAQMTASDLRSASFSMKRKGYSPVHVDAALERLEDAFARRERENAYDERGRDSWIEDATTTAQVVLNRLARPDRERFRRVNILTQGYRRDDVDKFARKIEDYFTDGAPISIDRVRTVVFSSERGGYDEAQVDAVLDTVVSVMLAVR, from the coding sequence GTGACATCACATTTTCCGTTGGTCAAGCACGGCAAAGGGTACGCGGTTGACGAAGTCGAGGCGTTCCTTGAGCGTGCCCGTGAGGCGTACAACGAGTCCGACTCCGCGCAGATGACCGCCTCCGATTTGCGCTCGGCGTCGTTCAGTATGAAGCGCAAGGGGTACTCGCCCGTTCATGTTGATGCTGCTCTGGAGCGCCTTGAGGATGCCTTTGCTCGGCGTGAACGCGAGAATGCGTACGACGAGAGGGGGCGCGACAGCTGGATCGAAGACGCAACGACGACGGCTCAAGTCGTTCTCAATCGCCTCGCACGCCCGGATCGTGAAAGATTTCGCCGCGTCAATATCCTGACGCAGGGCTACCGACGCGACGATGTAGATAAGTTCGCCCGGAAGATCGAGGACTACTTCACCGACGGCGCGCCCATCAGCATCGACAGGGTCCGCACTGTTGTTTTCTCAAGCGAACGCGGCGGCTACGACGAAGCGCAGGTGGATGCTGTGCTTGACACGGTTGTGAGCGTGATGCTGGCCGTTCGCTGA
- a CDS encoding lytic transglycosylase domain-containing protein, whose protein sequence is MTVIVGKHVAEIIPAIPSVKAQRQRPRTRRTIVLGLFSFIAAFAFLAVNVVDPYSGATASPYFQVAQTDRTADAQSMVVAGAYETAVDRDGYDVYIKPKPKPKPDPVEEKSTDDDDSSGGSGAPPAGTPDPGSAKAIAHDMVTSRGWGEDQYSCLVALWDRESGWNVYAHNASSGAYGIPQALPGSKMASAGADWQTNAATQISWGLGYISGRYGSPCGAWSHSQAKGFY, encoded by the coding sequence ATGACCGTTATCGTGGGTAAGCATGTTGCAGAGATCATTCCGGCCATTCCGAGCGTGAAGGCGCAACGTCAGCGACCGCGTACACGCCGCACAATCGTGCTTGGGCTGTTCTCCTTTATCGCTGCTTTCGCATTTCTCGCCGTCAACGTCGTTGATCCGTACTCCGGCGCCACAGCCTCACCGTACTTTCAAGTGGCCCAAACCGATCGCACCGCCGACGCACAGTCGATGGTCGTCGCGGGCGCTTACGAGACGGCCGTCGATCGCGACGGATACGACGTGTACATCAAACCTAAGCCCAAGCCGAAGCCGGATCCTGTCGAAGAGAAGTCGACCGACGACGATGATTCGTCCGGAGGCTCAGGTGCTCCGCCTGCGGGTACGCCCGATCCGGGTTCAGCGAAGGCGATAGCCCACGATATGGTCACATCGCGCGGCTGGGGCGAAGACCAATACAGTTGCCTCGTTGCGCTCTGGGATCGCGAATCAGGCTGGAACGTCTACGCCCACAACGCGTCATCGGGGGCCTACGGAATTCCGCAGGCTCTGCCGGGGAGCAAAATGGCCTCGGCTGGTGCCGACTGGCAGACGAACGCCGCAACACAGATCTCGTGGGGTCTCGGGTACATTTCCGGGCGATACGGTTCCCCCTGTGGGGCATGGTCCCATTCGCAGGCAAAAGGTTTTTACTGA
- a CDS encoding alpha/beta hydrolase yields the protein MTIEIKGGVELPAQRENITLHTEDGLELVGELATPTTRTPVATLVTLHPLPTAGGFMDSHILKKAAARFPAIADLAVLRFNTRGTTSLRGTSDGRFGDGIDEEADVAAAMAFVGERGLPNPWLLGWSFGTELAMKYGRAHPVSGAILLSPPLHRTTDAELGAWAGDSRRLIAVIPELDDYLRPAEAEERFAVVPEATVVPVENGRHLWVGEKQTRRVLTEILAVVNPEALPLAVEWDGPLG from the coding sequence ATGACCATCGAGATCAAAGGAGGGGTCGAGCTTCCTGCACAGCGTGAGAACATCACACTGCACACCGAAGACGGGCTGGAGCTCGTGGGAGAACTCGCGACTCCCACAACACGCACGCCGGTGGCGACGCTGGTCACGCTGCATCCTTTGCCCACGGCGGGCGGGTTCATGGACTCTCATATACTCAAGAAGGCGGCCGCTCGGTTTCCTGCCATCGCTGATCTTGCTGTTCTGCGTTTCAACACTCGCGGCACGACATCACTACGCGGAACGAGCGACGGGCGTTTTGGCGACGGCATCGATGAAGAAGCCGACGTTGCGGCAGCGATGGCATTCGTAGGCGAACGCGGCCTGCCAAACCCCTGGCTCCTCGGGTGGTCGTTCGGAACAGAGCTCGCAATGAAGTACGGTCGCGCGCATCCCGTCTCCGGTGCGATCCTGCTTTCTCCTCCATTGCACCGCACGACTGATGCAGAGCTGGGCGCTTGGGCCGGTGATTCGCGACGGCTCATTGCCGTGATTCCCGAGTTGGATGATTATCTTCGCCCAGCTGAGGCGGAAGAGCGTTTTGCCGTTGTTCCCGAGGCAACTGTGGTTCCCGTAGAGAACGGCCGGCACCTGTGGGTCGGCGAGAAGCAGACTCGCCGTGTACTGACCGAGATTCTCGCCGTTGTCAACCCCGAGGCGCTGCCCCTCGCTGTGGAGTGGGACGGCCCCCTCGGCTAG
- a CDS encoding AI-2E family transporter, which translates to MKIQNAFRVGLVGTLGVGIGLLIINSVVSLSTIIIYIGAALFIALGLDPIVTWLEKKSFPRWAALITVMLCVLALFTGVIWMVVPIIVDQVGKLVALVPQIQRQIGDLTLLQFLEQQFPFIPFDELIDSAAGWLTDASNVSNLSSGILSVALSIGSFFFGALIILILTLYFTASLPTMRRGMYLLVPASKRERFADLSEQITDSIGHYVIGQASIAACNGILSFIFLSIIQAPFPPVLAVIAFVASMIPLVGTLSGSIIITLACLIPGLGSPFTALVAGIYYLVYMQIEAYVISPNIMRRAVSVPGAVVVIAALAGGSLLGLLGALVAIPTAAAILLIIKQVVIPRQNEL; encoded by the coding sequence GTGAAAATCCAGAACGCGTTCCGGGTCGGACTCGTCGGCACCCTCGGCGTCGGCATCGGCCTCCTCATCATCAACTCGGTCGTGTCGCTGTCGACAATCATCATCTACATTGGCGCAGCGCTGTTTATTGCGCTCGGCCTCGACCCGATCGTCACCTGGCTGGAAAAGAAGAGCTTTCCCCGCTGGGCCGCGCTCATCACGGTGATGCTGTGCGTGCTTGCACTTTTCACTGGCGTGATCTGGATGGTTGTTCCGATCATCGTGGATCAGGTGGGAAAACTCGTCGCTCTCGTTCCGCAGATCCAACGCCAGATCGGCGACCTCACGCTGCTGCAGTTTCTCGAGCAGCAGTTTCCGTTTATTCCGTTTGACGAGCTCATCGACAGCGCCGCGGGTTGGCTCACCGACGCGAGCAACGTGTCGAATCTCTCGAGCGGAATTCTCAGCGTCGCCCTCTCGATCGGCTCGTTTTTCTTCGGTGCGCTGATTATTTTGATCCTTACCCTGTATTTCACAGCCTCGCTGCCCACGATGCGCCGCGGCATGTACCTGCTTGTCCCGGCATCGAAGAGGGAACGGTTCGCCGATCTCAGCGAGCAGATCACAGACTCGATCGGGCACTATGTGATCGGACAGGCAAGCATCGCTGCCTGCAACGGCATCCTGTCGTTCATCTTCCTGTCGATCATCCAGGCGCCGTTTCCACCAGTGCTTGCCGTCATAGCTTTCGTCGCCTCGATGATTCCACTGGTCGGAACGCTGTCTGGTTCCATCATCATCACGCTCGCCTGCTTAATTCCTGGCCTTGGCTCGCCATTCACCGCGCTTGTCGCTGGCATCTACTACCTCGTGTATATGCAAATTGAGGCGTACGTGATCAGCCCGAACATCATGCGGCGAGCCGTTTCGGTTCCGGGCGCTGTCGTGGTCATTGCTGCTCTTGCCGGAGGCTCGCTTCTGGGGCTGCTGGGAGCACTTGTGGCAATTCCCACGGCCGCGGCGATCCTTTTGATCATCAAACAGGTGGTCATCCCGCGGCAGAACGAGCTCTAG